DNA sequence from the Methanomicrobiales archaeon genome:
TGACCATGGCGGGATCCGTCGCGGTCGCACGGGCGATCCGCAAGGAGTTCGATATCGGCGCCCTGATCAAATGGCCAAACGACATCTTGGTGGGGGATAAGAAGATCGCCGGCCTGCTCGTCGAGCTCGCGAGCGAGGGGGAGACCATCCACTACTGCCTCCTCGGGATCGGGATCGATGCGAACATCCCGATCATGGAGCTCACCCCCGGCCTCCGCCAGTCGGCCACTTCCCTTTCCGCGGAGCTCGGGCACGACGTGGACCGGCCGGCGTTCCTGGCGGCGGTCCTGAAAGAGTTCGAGCGGCACTACCTCCTCCTGGAGAGTGGCGAGTACGATACCATCATCCGCGAGTGGAAGTCACTCTCATCCACCCTCGAGCACCGGGTGCGGATCCGCACCCACACCAGGCACTTCGAGGGGGAGGCGATCGATATCGACGATCACGGTGCGCTGATCGTGCGAAGGGACAACGGGGCTGTCGAGCGGGTGATTGCCGGAGACTGCCACCTGCTCTGAATCGGCAGGGGGTGCAGCCCCCAATACAAACTGGTCACGCCATGTACGGAAACCGTGAAAGAACCGCGGTACTCGCGCATACGGCCACGTTCATCGCGCTGATCACCGTGGGAAGCTGGATATCCATCCCCTTCATTCCGGTGCCGCTCACCCTGCAGACGCTCTTCGTGCTGCTCGCGGGGGCGATCATG
Encoded proteins:
- a CDS encoding biotin--[acetyl-CoA-carboxylase] ligase, with the translated sequence MNESAFAVLEILDRSDRPMHDDEIAAALGVPLSRVRADIQELQRLGYDFALTEKGYRVRMRSSRLLPYEVQKVLTTQFIGREMLYCERTASTTWIGKQVMAEEDPARHHGMVIIAEEQTGGTGRLGRAWISPPGGIWITIVLHPKIPIDRVFMVTMAGSVAVARAIRKEFDIGALIKWPNDILVGDKKIAGLLVELASEGETIHYCLLGIGIDANIPIMELTPGLRQSATSLSAELGHDVDRPAFLAAVLKEFERHYLLLESGEYDTIIREWKSLSSTLEHRVRIRTHTRHFEGEAIDIDDHGALIVRRDNGAVERVIAGDCHLL